The following is a genomic window from Calliphora vicina chromosome 5, idCalVici1.1, whole genome shotgun sequence.
CTCTTAGATGAGAAATTCGTATATGAACTGGGAAAATTCTAACTtggttattatacccttcaccttcgtgagaatgtttgtcattccgtttgtaatttccacaatataatttcccgacactataaagaatatatattctggatccttatagatagcggagtcaattaagatatgcccgtctgtctgttgaaatcaattttctaaagaccccagatatctttggtatccaaatcttcaataattatgtcagacatgctttcaagaagtttcctatttaaaatcagcaaaatcgttccacaaatggctgagatatgaggaaaaaaccaggacaacctcgatttttgacctatatcaggattactaagtcattaatatagacaatatggatatctaatgatagatatttcaaagacctttgcaacgacgtatataagaccatagtaatgggtcaaaatcggaaaaaatattttttaaaccgattttatttttcactcaaaaaataaatttaaaaaacaaaatattttttttaatatttaaaaaaaatttaaataattggaaaaaaaattttccaaaaaatgaaaaaaaaactgaaaaaaaaaaaatttttacctaaaaatttttattttgaagtataatttgttgaagggtatataagattcggcacagtcgaatatagctctcttgttttttactaaatttgtgTGTcttatacagtgacggacaatacaatagaatcactacatatgaattcgattaaagcggtaaaactacaaaatttgatttcaaaatttaaaatttgttcattatatattaactagctgaacccggtccgcgttgctggcctttagaaaacatctgttttatattgcatatcgatctcgattttaatatacagtgtcggtgaatcaaccttcaatgttaatacatgtagtcgcatttcggctggttctaatgaattcaaaaattcagtatggaAATATCTTATTCATGACCCTATAAGCaaaccaaattgtttattacagacagaaaattaaaatctgactttacactgttacctaataggcttttctgaagacaccgtgaaaatatcatcaaaataggtccagccatttttgagtccatacggaacatatatacacacatccatttttatgaaatatagggcattagcggtataatgtaaaaattagatttttacacacccctccgcccacagaccgaatatcaaaaatctgactatacagtgttacccgctgggatattctgaagattccctgaaaatttcatcaaaatcggtggagtcgttttttatatatatagctggcattagcggtataatgtaaaaatttgataatgccacgcccctccgcccacagaccgaaaatcaaaaatctgaccttacagtgttacccgctagactattctgaagattccctgaaaatttcatcaaaatcggtccagccgtttttgagttcattcggaacatacatacatacacacatacaaacatccatttttatatatatagatgctcataacgtaaacaataaatagaaaaaaataacacattcttatgttaaaacgatgtcaaatctaaaagactaaataaaatatgcgacattcaaatagaatcaatcagtcttaaaatgattaaaaataataaatcatcataagaattcgttgttttcttaatattttgttgcatatcaattatttctaataacagcatcaaatcttttggggattgaatttaacaaactttcgcatgtagatcgggaaatagcataccatatttcctgaattttctgccaaagttcttccttgtttttctatttttcaggtccgagtttgtcttttactattttccataggatttaattctggttattgagacggccattccataacatgaattttgttatataaaaaccattttttggcaagacctgacgtgtgctttgggtcattatcttgctggaagagccattttaagggcatattccattctgcatgtggctttataacattctccaaaatatttacatacaagtgcttatccatattttctttaatccaataaattggaccaacgcaataccaagaaaagcatctccatataataatatttccccaaccatgtttaaacgtttttggtttttgccattttttggacgtctaacccatgtcttatcatcactatcaattaaattaatggtcgtttcgtccgtccactacacattttgccacttttttatattttctggcccacaccaatccttatgattgctcctggttttaaatgaaatattggtagtgattctattgtaatgtccgtcactgtatatcaAAAATCAGTATATcagcaaaaatcgaggtttttttccttatatctcaaccatttgtgggccgattttccgatatattgatgtatcaatcatgtttgtaagttatttgggggctgcgGAAAGTTGATTGCAACATACATGCgtatagacggacatggctatatcgacttcaaTAACAACATTATCATGACTATAACCTATATACTGATACCTTATGAGGGTCCTTAAGTTTTTTTGAGGACTTAGGAAACCCCATTTGAACCAACAAACGGACAATCGGCTCTGCTATAAATGAGTAAGTCGTAGTGTGCGTAAATGTGCTCCCACCAATATAGAGTACACTTTGGTCTATTAATATGAATTTGTATATGGAGAGTGTTTATGATCCGTCattgtcaaatattttatggcaaCATATTGGCAAATTGCAATAAATTCCATATTAGTTTTCACACATtctgtattaaataaaatacatatcttGTCTCTCTTAGTATTctgttaacaattttattttttcgaaaagAATAATAGTTTAGTGATTAATCATATAACAATTGATTACCGCTGTCTAAATATCGATAACAATAGAAAACTTCATACTAACACCTTCTCTTAAAATGACGTTTACAATCCTTATCTTAACActattcattaaatattaaaaacattgtcAGTTACTTTTAAGTGCAGATGCTCTTAAATTTTAGTTACTTTCAGCGTAATTCCCTTTTCCGAACTAATCAGAAAACTCTTTTTATCATATCTCATGGGTATTTGAGTTTCTGAACACACAgagaatttgaaattttgcaaCAACAAAGCCAGTCCCACACATGTTTGCATTTTACCAAAACGCATGCCAATACAGTTGCGTGGACCATCACCAAAAGGTATGTAAAGTATAGAATCTCTGGAGGCCACTTTATCAGCTGAGAAATGCTCCGGATTGAATTCGGTAGGATTGGGATAATACTGTTCATCGTGATGCAAAGCAATGGCTGGAATTAATACAGGCATACCCTTTTTGATGATATATTTAGGATGGCCCGGCACTACATAGTCCTCCAAACATTGGCGATTTAAGACAGGCACCACGGTATATAAACGCAGAGTttctattaataaaaaaaacagataattaattttcatttcataataATGATTACAATTGAAACTTACCCGCTataatttgttctaaatataaCATTTCCTTCATTGACTCataagtgaattcattattatgTCTCTTCAACACCTCTAAAACTTCTGTTCGGGCCCTTTCTTGTATATCCTCATGTTGAGCTAATTCATACAAAGCAAAACCCATGGTGGTGGATGAGGTCTCAAAACCCGCATTAAAGAAAACATGGGCCTGAGCCGTTATCTCCTCCATTGTTAGATTGGTCAAGTCCTCACCATGTTCCGCTTTAactaatttcttatttttcaaatCAATCAACATGTCCATGAAATCATTACGCCTCACATTATTCTTCTCTCTGTACTCCACACTTTCTCTAACAATGCGCAAAAAGAAATTGATTATATCCTCGGGAAATAACTTAAAATGTAATTTGGCTGCTAATTTCGGGAAACTGCTAATAAAAGCCATAACTAAACGTCCATGTCTGTGATCTTCCACCGAACGTTTACCCATAACACGAAATTCTGCATAAGGATTCTTTAAACTGCCACACTCAATGCCAAAGGCACAGCTGCCTATAACATCGGTGGTAAAGCGTGCCAACATTTCTCTCATTTCAATGTCTGGCTGATGTTTTGCCATTTGCTCTAAAACTTTTACAAACTGTTCACCAATTTCCCGGACAATAGGAAACATATGCTTCATTTTACCCGAAGTAAAGGTGGGTGATAATTTATTGCGCATTCTACGCCACTTTTGGCCATCAATCAAAAACAATTGACCCGACAAAGGGTCATCCTTTTCATTATGATAGAAACCACGATCTGTGAATTTATTGAAATCCttaatcaatatattttttattaatgctgGATCCAGTAAAAAGGCAGCGGGTCTATTAAAGAAATAGAAACCCAAAAATGGTCCCGAGCCCTTAAATCTTTTGTAATAATCCAGCCATATATCGCCAAAACTTTTCTCCTTCTGCAAGCCCACCATATTGCCCATCAAGGGATGGGGTTCTTCACTAATGATACCCTGggatttccaataatttaaaCGTTTGCGAAAGGAGTACACCACATAGAGCACTAGGCTTACTACTAAACCTACTAGAACCGTAAAAACTGACATTGTGAAACGTTGTTATTTATCCGCCCGCGAATTTGTTTATACTAAAGTAATTTCTAAAAGtagtaaagtttttataaaacatttatttttgttaactcATCGTGGTAGTCTCTTTTAACAAAAGTTGGGAATAAAATGTTATGTTATCAGTGAAATGTAGTGATAACACGCTAGTCTaactatttttttgcaaaagctTTTGAAAGTTTAAATGCAATTAGCTTTTTATACAATTGTATGCATTTCTTGCCAGTTCATATGACAAATGCAATTGAAATTGGTATGATAATGTAGaataaaaacatgtaagaaTTTAAGAACCCTTCATAATGAGTTATTAATGTATAAGATTGTCGTTcggtttataatattttgtaacccaatttttgtttaagtattttttgatgaagggtatttaagattcggaaCAGCCTTACTTGTTTGTACTTCAAATAAATATCTATAGTGCAGTTAGCTGTTATTGAATATAAGTGCTTGATATATAAAAGCGTAagtgactgattcatcatcgatAACACTCTGCTATAAAATAACCTAAAGGGAGTTGCAGCCTAGATGAGgacaaagattttgaaacaccctcaaaattttgagttatttttaaaaaacacccTACCCTAAGGcttagtactttagtacctctaactcacacatttttagaccgatttcaaaattgtaaataattatGGATAGGCAatgaattaagctttcataaaatgtttgcaTAGAATATATATATTCCATAGGATTGGtaaagtttttacaaaaggtttctatttatttttttcgtaatttttcaaaatcaacaatagttattttatttttttgcacagccttttaaagataattttatgtagacaaaattGAGATATTACTTGTTTAAATCGGTTTATagttgcaaaagttattaaatttttcgaaaaaattaaaaattttacaaatattttttttgtatagttttttggttttttttataccctcataaaatatatatgaaaaatttttgctcaaaaaagctgaactttaaaggacaataactttaaaacacgagctaacttttaaaaaccctttgggggttttggtatactaattatctactttcatttccggttggtctcattcgggaaagactttcttgttgcacagtgttattgatccttatgaaattctaaatcGATTGTGctatgtccgtctatctgtctgtgtaaaacactctcacgtccaaaatacttaagcgaaattaatgaaatgtataccaaaatatttataattctaGGCAGTTTGGTATTAAATATCAGCAAAATCGAATTGGTAGATCCAGGGTTACGGATCAAAATGTAAGACAACctccaaaaattttgataattttcagatatttttataccttaaccttcgtgagaagggtatatataaatttgtcattccatttgtaatttccacaatataattttccgaccctataaagtatatctATTCTGGATCTtgaagccatgtccatctgtctgtccgcCTTTTGAAATAcactttccgaagcccctaaataacttatatacacgattcatacatcaatatctccggaattcttccggctcggttgctatttaaaatcgagaaaatcggtacacaaatggctgagatataagtaaaaaaccaggacaacctcgatttttgacctatatctggatatctaaagatagatatttcaaagcattgcaacgacgtatatatgaCCATAcaatggacctacaatgggtcaaaatcggaaaaatagtttttaacccgaattttttttcaacaaaagtttttttttgttaaatattaaaaaaaaatttataaaaaaaaaaattttttttttaaatttaaaaaaaaaaatttaaaaagaacaattcgaaaaatttttttccaaactttggaaaaaaaaaaaaattttgtttatcaaaaaatatttaaaatttttattttatagtataatttagtgaaggatatataagattcggcacagccgaatatagctctcttacttgttttttgtgaCTTTGGGTAAATTCATTGCAGAGAATACCATGAAATTTTTCACTCACTATTGATATGATAACAAGACAAATTCTGAGGAATAtgataagaatcggtccattatttcttctagcccccatacaaatttcttcccgaaatatgtgCTGTGGCATATAAATGCCCATAGAATTGCAGTATTCATACAAAATGTATCAAAACTAACTTTCGGCCAAAGAAAAACGCgacacaaattatttttttggatcgGGCACTATATAGTCCCATAAAAagatcacttccgaaaatcactttaatacacataaatatcttatatataTCGCTATCAGATTGAAATTCTACATGCATAATCCCCATATACATAAAAATCTCTGCAGTGAATTTTATGacgttatagctcccatataaggcccatctccaaaaaacacattaattttcataaataactgAAAAATGTCGTtatcgaattaaaattttacaaatatcgGTAGTATTTATTCACAAATAATACTAGtagatcggtccatatttgactccatataaggtccatttgctcccatataaggtccattgccgaaaatcaataatatactcataaatctctaataaaagtTTCTAtctggtaaaaattttaaataaatatttcccatATATACGAAAATcgttgtgttgaattttatgaagatcggcccataactgttcatagctcccatataaggaccatttccgaaaaacacattaacatctataaatattttaaatatactgaTATCGAACTTAAATTGTATATAGATCAATATATTGTatccaaaaatcataatactgggttttgtgaatatcggtccatatttgactaTAGCACCCATGTCTTGTAAATAATGTTATTTAGATAAAATTCAAGTAAAATAGGCCACAAATACATAGATATCgcgttaaaatatttaatgataataggcccatataaggctcacatCCGGAAAATTAATTAAACGCGAATATGTATCACATATTTGTCATATATCTCGTTTCCATAT
Proteins encoded in this region:
- the LOC135959561 gene encoding cytochrome P450 6a9-like, yielding MSVFTVLVGLVVSLVLYVVYSFRKRLNYWKSQGIISEEPHPLMGNMVGLQKEKSFGDIWLDYYKRFKGSGPFLGFYFFNRPAAFLLDPALIKNILIKDFNKFTDRGFYHNEKDDPLSGQLFLIDGQKWRRMRNKLSPTFTSGKMKHMFPIVREIGEQFVKVLEQMAKHQPDIEMREMLARFTTDVIGSCAFGIECGSLKNPYAEFRVMGKRSVEDHRHGRLVMAFISSFPKLAAKLHFKLFPEDIINFFLRIVRESVEYREKNNVRRNDFMDMLIDLKNKKLVKAEHGEDLTNLTMEEITAQAHVFFNAGFETSSTTMGFALYELAQHEDIQERARTEVLEVLKRHNNEFTYESMKEMLYLEQIIAETLRLYTVVPVLNRQCLEDYVVPGHPKYIIKKGMPVLIPAIALHHDEQYYPNPTEFNPEHFSADKVASRDSILYIPFGDGPRNCIGMRFGKMQTCVGLALLLQNFKFSVCSETQIPMRYDKKSFLISSEKGITLKVTKI